A portion of the bacterium genome contains these proteins:
- a CDS encoding multidrug efflux RND transporter permease subunit — protein sequence MARFFVNRPIVAIVIAIITVIIGVVAMLQLPVALYPNIAPPEIQVTANYVGADALTVEESVATPIEQQMSGVDNMIYMYSVNASNGQMQLRVDFDITTDANIDQVLTNMRFQQAQSYLPADVRNYGVTILKSTSSPLALFSVYSPNGTYDALFLSNYAYVNLNDPMTRVSGVGQVQIFGSGQYAMRYWVRPDQLAKLNITTTEIIGALQQQNVVNPAGQIGGEPVPSGQEFTYNVRAQGRLVTEEQFGEIIVRANPDGSVVRMKDVARVDLGAQMYNMIGRLNGKPAALIAIYQLPGSNAIDTMNKATALMEGAKTRFPSDLDYVVSLDTTLAVREGINEIVHTLVEAVVLVIVVVFVFLQGWRATLIPLLAVPVALVGTFALFPLFGFSINTLSLLGLVLAIGLVVDDAIVVVEAVEHHIEHGLSPKEATLKAMDEVSAPVIAIALILAAVFIPTAAVPGITGRLYQQFAVTIAVSVALSAFNALTLSPALCAMLLRPKRKNSGPLGPFYAWFNRVFGRATDGYVRWSHHLIQKSGRAMLFLVLVTVLTVLVGSRLPGGFVPDEDQGFFYMNVQLPPASSLQRTNAVAQQIEGILAKTPGVQTYNTVVGYSLLSQASTTYNAFYFVTLAPWHARDAEGLTAAVIMQRLNRELAALPEAIAFAFPPPSIPGVGTAGGVTFMLEDRAGMSVEFLAEQTQKFMAAAQKRPEFARITTTFIPSTPQLYANVDRDKVMKQGVDLGAVYKTLQTFMGGTFVNYFNRFGRVWQVYVQAEGEYRTRAENVGQFYVRTMDGKDAVPMSALVTIERTFGPEFTIRFNGFRAAMLNVTAAPGVSSAVAMAALEEVFRDTMPNEMGFDYSGMSFQEKAAAEGVPASVIFGLSLVFVFLILAAQYESWTLPFSVLLGVPLAVFGAFLALWLRGLDNNVFAQIGLITLIGLAAKNAILIVEFAKDEYEKGKTLIDAALAGAKLRLRPILMTAFAFIFGVLPLARAAGAGAIGRQILGTAVIGGMLMASLVAIFIIPVSFYIVEKLAAGRQPHGGPGADGGAPAAGEGHA from the coding sequence CGCGCCGCCCGAGATCCAGGTCACCGCGAACTACGTCGGCGCCGACGCCCTGACCGTCGAAGAGTCGGTTGCCACGCCGATCGAGCAGCAGATGAGCGGCGTGGACAACATGATCTACATGTACTCGGTCAACGCCAGCAACGGCCAGATGCAGCTGCGCGTCGACTTCGACATCACCACCGACGCCAACATCGACCAGGTGCTGACCAACATGCGCTTCCAGCAGGCGCAGTCGTACCTGCCGGCGGACGTGCGCAACTACGGCGTCACCATCTTGAAGTCGACGTCGAGCCCCCTGGCGCTGTTCTCGGTGTATTCGCCGAACGGCACCTACGACGCGCTCTTCCTGTCGAACTACGCCTACGTGAACCTGAACGACCCGATGACGCGCGTCTCGGGCGTCGGGCAGGTGCAGATCTTCGGCTCGGGTCAGTACGCGATGCGCTACTGGGTGCGCCCCGACCAGCTCGCGAAGCTCAACATCACCACCACCGAGATCATCGGCGCGCTGCAGCAGCAGAACGTCGTGAACCCCGCCGGCCAGATCGGCGGCGAGCCGGTGCCGAGCGGGCAGGAGTTCACCTACAACGTCCGCGCCCAGGGGCGGCTCGTCACCGAGGAGCAGTTCGGGGAGATCATCGTCCGCGCCAATCCGGACGGCTCGGTCGTGCGCATGAAGGACGTCGCGCGCGTCGATCTCGGCGCCCAGATGTACAACATGATCGGGCGCCTCAACGGCAAGCCCGCCGCGCTGATCGCGATCTACCAGCTGCCCGGCTCGAACGCGATCGACACCATGAACAAGGCGACGGCGCTGATGGAGGGGGCGAAGACCCGCTTCCCGAGCGACCTCGACTACGTCGTCTCGCTCGACACCACGCTCGCCGTGCGCGAGGGCATCAACGAGATCGTCCACACCCTGGTCGAGGCGGTCGTCCTCGTCATCGTCGTCGTCTTCGTGTTCCTCCAGGGCTGGCGCGCGACGCTGATCCCGCTGCTCGCGGTGCCGGTGGCGCTGGTCGGGACCTTCGCGCTCTTCCCGCTCTTCGGCTTCTCGATCAACACCCTGTCGCTCCTGGGGCTCGTGCTCGCCATCGGCCTCGTCGTCGACGACGCGATCGTCGTGGTGGAGGCGGTCGAGCACCACATCGAGCACGGTCTCTCGCCCAAGGAAGCGACCCTGAAGGCGATGGACGAGGTGTCGGCGCCGGTCATCGCGATCGCGCTGATCCTGGCGGCGGTGTTCATCCCGACGGCGGCCGTGCCGGGGATCACCGGCCGACTCTATCAGCAATTCGCGGTGACGATCGCGGTGTCGGTGGCGCTGTCGGCGTTCAACGCGCTCACCCTGAGCCCGGCGCTCTGCGCGATGCTGCTACGCCCGAAGCGGAAGAACAGCGGGCCGCTCGGGCCCTTCTACGCCTGGTTCAACCGCGTCTTCGGCCGCGCCACCGACGGCTACGTGCGCTGGTCGCACCACCTGATCCAGAAGTCGGGCCGGGCGATGCTCTTCCTCGTGCTGGTGACGGTCCTCACCGTCCTCGTCGGCTCGCGCCTGCCGGGCGGCTTCGTGCCGGACGAGGACCAGGGCTTCTTCTACATGAACGTGCAGCTGCCGCCGGCGTCATCGCTCCAGCGCACGAACGCGGTGGCCCAGCAGATCGAGGGCATCCTCGCCAAGACGCCGGGCGTGCAGACGTACAACACCGTCGTCGGGTACAGCCTGCTGTCCCAGGCGTCGACGACCTACAACGCCTTCTACTTCGTCACGCTGGCGCCGTGGCACGCGCGCGACGCGGAGGGTCTCACGGCGGCGGTCATCATGCAGCGTCTGAACCGCGAGCTCGCGGCGCTGCCCGAGGCGATCGCCTTCGCGTTCCCGCCGCCGTCGATCCCCGGCGTCGGCACGGCGGGCGGCGTCACCTTCATGCTCGAGGACCGCGCCGGCATGAGCGTCGAGTTCCTCGCCGAGCAGACGCAGAAGTTCATGGCCGCGGCGCAGAAGCGGCCCGAGTTCGCGCGCATCACGACCACCTTCATTCCGAGCACGCCGCAGCTCTACGCCAACGTCGACCGCGACAAGGTGATGAAGCAGGGCGTCGACCTCGGCGCCGTCTACAAGACGCTGCAGACCTTCATGGGCGGCACCTTCGTGAACTACTTCAACCGCTTCGGCCGCGTCTGGCAGGTGTACGTGCAGGCCGAGGGGGAATACCGGACGCGGGCGGAGAACGTCGGGCAGTTCTACGTCCGCACGATGGACGGCAAGGACGCCGTGCCGATGTCGGCCCTGGTCACGATCGAGCGCACGTTCGGGCCGGAGTTCACGATCCGCTTCAACGGCTTCCGCGCGGCGATGCTGAACGTGACCGCGGCGCCCGGGGTCAGCTCCGCCGTGGCCATGGCGGCGCTGGAGGAGGTGTTCCGCGACACGATGCCCAACGAGATGGGCTTCGACTACTCGGGCATGTCGTTCCAGGAGAAGGCGGCGGCGGAGGGCGTGCCGGCGAGCGTCATCTTCGGCCTCTCGCTGGTGTTCGTGTTCCTGATCCTCGCGGCCCAGTACGAGAGCTGGACGCTGCCGTTCAGCGTCCTCCTCGGCGTGCCGCTGGCGGTGTTCGGCGCCTTCCTGGCGCTGTGGCTGCGCGGCCTCGACAACAACGTCTTCGCGCAGATCGGCCTCATCACCCTGATCGGCCTGGCGGCGAAGAACGCCATCCTGATCGTCGAGTTCGCGAAGGACGAGTACGAGAAGGGCAAGACGCTGATCGACGCGGCGCTGGCGGGCGCGAAGCTGCGCCTGCGGCCGATCCTGATGACCGCCTTCGCGTTCATCTTCGGCGTGCTGCCGCTGGCGCGCGCCGCGGGCGCGGGCGCGATCGGGCGGCAGATCCTCGGCACCGCCGTGATCGGCGGCATGCTGATGGCGTCGCTGGTGGCGATCTTCATCATCCCGGTGTCGTTCTACATCGTCGAGAAGCTCGCGGCCGGGCGGCAGCCCCACGGCGGCCCGGGCGCCGACGGCGGTGCGCCGGCGGCGGGGGAGGGGCACGCGTGA
- a CDS encoding efflux transporter outer membrane subunit, protein MRRRALVVAALAAAVAGCAVGPSYRRPPVDVPAETRGEPGPPDAASLADLPWWEVFGDPVLQELVREALANNHDLKAAVARVEQARQLVGVARADLLPQIGYQGEAARGRFFVPGAPSNETLNAFLGSFNLAWEIDIWGRIRRATEAARAEYLGTEDFRRGVLLTLVSDVAQAYFELLSLDRELEIARLTTEAFDATVQLFEDRYEGDVGTLLEVSRGVAAQAQAAATIPAIEAEIVAKENQICVLLGRVPGDVVRGAALDDQSLAPSVPVGLPAQLLERRPDVRQSEQAMVAANANVGVAVGNFFPRLGLSTLYGGQSSEIENLVKGAGNVWAVAGTLAGPIFQGGRLLASYRAQKATWEESVQRFHQTTLNAFAEVSNAMVVEEKLKGVRSEKEIQVRALEKSVELSLERYNEGISTYYEVLEAQQQLFPAQLTLAQTIRNQLVAVVTLYRTLGGGWSLPVEQWDPATLPDPAAAPLDAPAPSPAETPAAP, encoded by the coding sequence GTGAGGCGGCGGGCGCTCGTCGTCGCGGCGCTTGCGGCCGCAGTCGCCGGCTGTGCGGTGGGCCCGAGCTATCGGCGTCCGCCGGTGGACGTCCCTGCCGAGACGCGCGGCGAGCCGGGGCCGCCCGACGCCGCGTCGCTCGCCGACCTGCCCTGGTGGGAGGTCTTCGGCGACCCGGTGCTGCAGGAGCTCGTGCGCGAGGCGCTGGCGAACAACCACGACCTCAAGGCCGCCGTCGCGCGCGTCGAGCAGGCGCGCCAGCTGGTCGGCGTGGCGCGCGCCGACCTGCTGCCGCAGATCGGCTATCAGGGCGAGGCCGCGCGCGGCCGCTTCTTCGTGCCCGGCGCCCCCTCGAACGAGACCCTCAACGCCTTCCTCGGCAGCTTCAACCTGGCCTGGGAGATCGACATCTGGGGCCGCATCCGCCGCGCGACCGAGGCGGCGCGGGCGGAGTACCTCGGCACCGAGGACTTCCGGCGCGGCGTCCTCCTGACGCTGGTGAGCGACGTCGCGCAGGCCTACTTCGAGCTGCTGTCGCTCGACCGCGAGCTCGAGATCGCGCGCCTCACCACCGAGGCCTTCGACGCGACCGTGCAGCTGTTCGAGGATCGCTACGAGGGCGACGTCGGCACGCTGCTCGAGGTGTCGCGCGGCGTGGCCGCCCAGGCGCAGGCCGCGGCGACGATTCCGGCGATCGAGGCGGAGATCGTCGCCAAGGAGAACCAGATCTGCGTGCTGCTGGGGCGCGTCCCGGGCGACGTCGTGCGCGGCGCGGCGCTCGACGACCAGAGCCTGGCCCCGTCCGTGCCCGTCGGCCTTCCGGCCCAGCTGCTCGAGCGCCGGCCGGACGTACGCCAGTCGGAGCAGGCGATGGTGGCGGCGAACGCCAACGTCGGCGTGGCCGTCGGCAACTTCTTTCCGCGCCTCGGCCTCAGCACCCTGTACGGCGGGCAGAGCTCCGAGATCGAGAACCTCGTGAAGGGCGCGGGCAACGTCTGGGCCGTCGCCGGCACGCTCGCAGGCCCGATCTTCCAGGGTGGCCGGCTCCTCGCCAGCTACCGCGCGCAGAAGGCCACGTGGGAGGAGAGCGTGCAGCGCTTCCACCAGACGACGCTGAACGCGTTCGCCGAGGTCTCGAACGCGATGGTCGTCGAGGAGAAGCTGAAGGGCGTCCGCAGCGAGAAGGAGATCCAGGTGCGGGCGCTCGAGAAGTCGGTGGAGCTGTCGCTCGAGCGCTACAACGAGGGCATCTCGACCTACTACGAGGTGCTGGAGGCGCAGCAGCAGCTCTTCCCGGCGCAGCTGACCCTGGCGCAGACGATCCGCAACCAGCTGGTCGCGGTGGTGACGCTGTACCGCACGCTCGGCGGCGGCTGGAGCCTGCCGGTCGAGCAGTGGGATCCGGCGACGCTCCCCGATCCGGCGGCCGCGCCGCTGGACGCCCCCGCGCCGTCGCCGGCGGAGACGCCCGCCGCGCCGTGA
- a CDS encoding sigma 54-interacting transcriptional regulator, which translates to MTDPTRDDRTLPIGPGPARSRGSAPRSAAEDRGAAQASVQGQDEALRRLLEIVPQQIFVLRADLTVEYANGPVLDYHGPALHEALFASDLAQRDAALHHPDDLPRVNAEVGPAIRAGQAVEVEARLLRHDGAYRWLLVRLNPLADADGRVLRWYGTRTDIHDRKRSEERIRRDERELRTVVDFVPQHIVVLDPQGTILYANRAALEYTGLSLEALLAHPDVWPDIVHPDELELVRDTLAGMARGIPADVELRLRGADGQYRWVLSRNAPLRDDTGRIVRWYATAFEIDERKRAELRMQHENLALREEVEKASMFEEIVGASDALRAVLVGLRRVAPTDSTVLVTGETGTGKELMARAIHKRSPRAARPFVSVNCAAIPPALIASELFGHEKGAFTGALQRRVGRFELADGGTLFLDEIGDLPPDTQVTLLRVLQERTFERIGSARPIRVDVRVIAATNRDLRAAMAEGSFRSDLFYRLNVFPLDLPPLRARTSDIALLVAYFVDRYARQAGKTIRRIDGRSLDLLSSYRWPGNVRELQNVIERAVILCDAGTLAVDPRWLAQAPSPEPPRPLADELATRERRLIERALAACAGRVSGPTGAAAKLGLPPSTLDSRIRALGIDKHRFKGA; encoded by the coding sequence ATGACCGACCCCACGCGCGACGACCGCACGCTGCCCATCGGCCCCGGCCCGGCACGCTCGCGCGGCAGCGCCCCGCGCAGCGCCGCCGAGGACAGGGGCGCCGCGCAAGCCAGCGTGCAGGGGCAGGACGAGGCCCTGCGCCGGCTGCTCGAGATCGTCCCGCAGCAGATATTCGTCCTGCGTGCCGACCTCACGGTCGAGTATGCGAACGGCCCGGTCCTCGACTACCACGGCCCGGCGCTGCACGAGGCCCTGTTCGCGAGCGACCTCGCGCAGCGCGACGCCGCGCTCCATCACCCCGACGACCTGCCGCGCGTGAACGCCGAGGTCGGCCCGGCGATCCGCGCCGGCCAGGCCGTCGAGGTCGAAGCGCGGCTGCTGCGGCACGACGGCGCGTACCGCTGGCTCCTCGTCCGTCTGAACCCGCTCGCCGACGCCGACGGGCGCGTGCTGCGCTGGTACGGCACGCGGACCGACATCCACGACCGCAAGCGGAGCGAGGAGCGCATCCGCCGCGACGAGCGCGAGCTGCGTACCGTCGTCGACTTCGTGCCGCAGCACATCGTCGTGCTCGATCCGCAGGGGACGATCCTCTACGCCAACCGCGCCGCCCTCGAGTACACCGGCCTCAGCCTCGAGGCGCTGCTGGCCCATCCCGACGTCTGGCCGGACATCGTCCACCCGGACGAGCTCGAGCTCGTGCGCGATACCCTCGCGGGCATGGCGCGCGGCATCCCGGCCGACGTCGAGCTGCGCCTGCGCGGGGCGGACGGGCAGTATCGCTGGGTGCTGTCGCGCAACGCCCCGCTGCGCGACGACACCGGGCGCATCGTGCGCTGGTACGCCACCGCCTTCGAGATCGACGAGCGCAAGCGCGCCGAGCTGCGCATGCAGCACGAGAACCTCGCGCTGCGCGAGGAGGTCGAGAAGGCGTCGATGTTCGAGGAGATCGTCGGCGCCTCCGACGCCCTGCGCGCCGTCCTCGTCGGCCTGCGCAGGGTCGCGCCGACGGACTCGACCGTCCTCGTCACCGGCGAGACCGGGACCGGCAAGGAGCTGATGGCGCGCGCCATCCACAAGCGCTCGCCGCGCGCGGCGCGACCGTTCGTCAGCGTCAACTGCGCCGCCATCCCGCCGGCGTTGATCGCCTCGGAGCTGTTCGGCCACGAGAAGGGCGCGTTCACGGGCGCGCTGCAGCGCCGCGTCGGGCGCTTCGAGCTGGCCGACGGCGGCACCCTGTTCCTCGACGAGATCGGCGACCTGCCCCCGGACACGCAGGTGACGCTGCTGCGCGTGCTGCAGGAGCGCACCTTCGAGCGCATCGGCTCCGCGCGCCCCATCCGCGTCGACGTCCGCGTGATCGCGGCCACGAACCGCGATCTGCGCGCGGCGATGGCCGAGGGCAGCTTCCGCAGCGACCTCTTCTACCGCCTGAACGTCTTTCCGCTCGACCTGCCGCCGCTGCGCGCCCGCACGTCCGACATCGCGCTCCTCGTCGCCTACTTCGTCGATCGCTACGCGCGGCAGGCGGGCAAGACCATCCGCCGCATCGACGGCCGCAGCCTCGACCTGCTCTCGTCGTATCGCTGGCCGGGCAACGTGCGCGAGCTGCAGAACGTGATCGAGCGCGCCGTCATCCTGTGCGATGCGGGGACGCTCGCCGTCGACCCGCGTTGGCTGGCGCAGGCGCCGTCGCCCGAGCCCCCGCGGCCGCTGGCCGACGAGCTCGCGACCCGCGAGCGGCGCCTCATCGAGCGCGCGCTCGCCGCCTGCGCCGGCCGCGTCTCGGGGCCGACGGGCGCAGCCGCGAAGCTCGGCCTCCCGCCCTCGACGCTCGACTCGCGCATCCGTGCGCTCGGCATCGACAAGCACCGTTTCAAGGGCGCCTGA
- a CDS encoding DJ-1/PfpI family protein, with the protein MGTPSRIGAVLAALLGSLLTGAAWLAVTAPLALGLLHPRPIAPSPASVATPTPETVPLDGRPVAAVLLSQAGTEVTDFLAPYAVLAASGAFTVHAVAPATDPAPTNGGLGIVPALTFAALDARYPRGVDVVVIPNVLDPESPVLRDWVLGQAARGALVVSICEGARLLAETGLLDGREATSHFAALGALRAAHPAVRWRDDRRWVEDGPLLTSAGVTAAIDASLRIVERRAGAEVAERTAAALALSPPRDPVAAGPALSAGDVAIALLQGAFAWPKRRIAVPLADGVDEMRLAATLDAWPRTFAAWTDTTTRDRRPVRSRHDLTLLPSSAPSDDDPPHLADAGVGSPFDHVLTAIAHQLGGRTARLVAVQLEYPAAGLALATRPTPVAALALRALLLVAAGAAAGLGARAVWRRRRGGAVQLVALALVLGTFPA; encoded by the coding sequence GTGGGGACGCCGTCGCGCATCGGAGCCGTGCTCGCGGCGCTCCTCGGCAGCCTGCTGACCGGTGCCGCCTGGCTGGCGGTGACGGCGCCTCTCGCCCTGGGTCTCCTCCACCCGCGGCCGATCGCGCCGAGCCCGGCGAGCGTCGCGACGCCGACGCCCGAGACCGTACCGCTCGACGGCCGTCCCGTGGCCGCCGTCCTCCTCAGCCAGGCCGGCACCGAGGTCACCGACTTCCTCGCTCCGTACGCCGTGCTCGCCGCGTCGGGTGCGTTCACCGTCCATGCCGTCGCGCCGGCGACCGACCCGGCACCGACCAACGGCGGGCTCGGCATCGTCCCCGCGCTCACCTTCGCCGCGCTCGACGCGCGCTACCCGCGGGGCGTGGACGTCGTGGTGATTCCGAACGTGCTCGATCCCGAGTCGCCCGTGCTGCGGGACTGGGTGCTGGGCCAGGCGGCGCGCGGCGCGCTCGTCGTGTCGATCTGCGAGGGCGCGCGGCTGCTCGCCGAAACCGGGCTCCTCGACGGCCGCGAGGCGACGTCGCACTTCGCCGCCCTGGGCGCGCTGCGGGCCGCGCATCCGGCCGTGCGCTGGCGCGACGATCGGCGCTGGGTCGAAGACGGGCCGTTGTTGACGTCGGCCGGGGTGACCGCCGCGATCGACGCCAGCCTGCGCATCGTCGAGCGCCGCGCCGGAGCCGAGGTGGCCGAGCGCACCGCCGCCGCCCTCGCGCTCTCCCCGCCCCGCGACCCTGTGGCCGCAGGCCCGGCGCTCTCTGCCGGTGACGTCGCGATCGCACTCCTCCAGGGTGCCTTCGCCTGGCCGAAGCGGCGCATCGCCGTGCCGCTCGCCGACGGCGTCGACGAGATGCGGCTCGCAGCCACGCTGGACGCGTGGCCGCGCACCTTCGCCGCGTGGACCGACACGACGACGCGGGACCGCCGGCCGGTGCGCTCGCGCCACGATCTCACGCTGCTGCCGTCGAGCGCGCCATCGGACGACGACCCGCCGCACCTGGCCGACGCCGGAGTCGGCTCCCCCTTCGATCACGTGCTCACGGCGATCGCGCACCAGCTCGGCGGGCGCACCGCGCGCCTCGTCGCCGTGCAGCTCGAGTACCCGGCCGCGGGCCTGGCGCTCGCGACCCGGCCCACGCCGGTCGCCGCCCTGGCGTTGCGGGCCCTGCTCCTCGTCGCCGCGGGGGCGGCTGCCGGACTCGGCGCGCGCGCCGTGTGGCGTCGGCGGCGCGGAGGCGCCGTGCAGCTCGTCGCGCTCGCGCTGGTGCTCGGCACGTTCCCCGCCTGA
- a CDS encoding SAP domain-containing protein — protein sequence MGVALQLIPDVDQALELLFAHKLEFIREFLRDRELPVSGSKEELRERLRQAVVGDYVSVGEVLLYLDQIEGWGDQHLYLYTVPEVNRPGFPGGSRC from the coding sequence GTGGGGGTCGCGCTGCAGCTTATTCCTGATGTCGATCAGGCGCTTGAGCTTCTCTTCGCGCATAAGCTTGAGTTCATCCGCGAGTTCCTCCGCGATAGGGAACTGCCGGTCAGCGGTTCGAAAGAGGAACTGCGCGAGCGTCTTCGGCAGGCCGTGGTGGGCGACTACGTGTCTGTGGGAGAGGTGCTGCTGTACCTCGACCAGATCGAGGGCTGGGGCGATCAGCACCTCTACCTCTACACGGTGCCGGAGGTGAACCGTCCCGGCTTTCCCGGAGGCTCCAGATGTTGA
- a CDS encoding IS3 family transposase (programmed frameshift) — protein MGRATKYAPEVRERAVRLVLTHAAEHESQWAAIESIAEKIGCSAEVLRKWVRQAERDQGVRPGLTTSERDRLRDLERENRELRRANEILRKASAYFGPGGARPPTEVMVAFIDAHRATYGVEPICAVLPIAPSTYHAAKACEREPERRSVRARRDVELRDLIRRVWTAHFQVYGVRKVWRQLRRDGIAVARCTVARLMRAMGLAGAVRGRRWKTTIPDDVAARPADRVRRAFAASGPNKLWVADLTYVATWQGFVYVAFVIDVFARRIVGWRASSSLRSDLALDALEQAIYSRPHRSGLVHHSDRGVQYLSIRYTDRLATAGIEPSVGSVGDSYDNALAETVIGLYKTEVIRRRGPWRNLDAVEYATLEWVDWFNTRRLLAPLGYRPPAEYEAMHDQTQAAPLGAAAVN, from the exons ATGGGACGAGCGACGAAGTATGCCCCCGAGGTGCGGGAGCGCGCGGTGCGGCTCGTGCTGACGCACGCGGCCGAGCACGAGTCGCAGTGGGCGGCGATCGAGTCGATCGCGGAGAAGATCGGCTGTTCGGCGGAGGTGCTGCGGAAGTGGGTGCGGCAAGCCGAGCGTGATCAGGGTGTGCGGCCGGGTCTGACGACGAGCGAGCGCGACCGGCTGCGCGATCTCGAGCGGGAGAATCGCGAGTTGCGCCGGGCGAACGAGATCCTGCGCAAGGCGTCGGCGTATTTCG GCCCAGGCGGAGCTCGACCGCCGACCGAAGTGATGGTGGCCTTCATCGACGCCCACCGAGCGACCTACGGGGTCGAGCCGATCTGCGCGGTGCTGCCGATCGCCCCGTCGACGTACCACGCGGCGAAGGCCTGTGAGCGGGAGCCCGAGCGACGCTCGGTGCGGGCACGCCGCGACGTGGAGCTGCGCGATCTGATTCGCCGGGTGTGGACCGCGCACTTCCAAGTCTACGGCGTGCGCAAGGTCTGGCGCCAATTGCGACGCGACGGGATTGCCGTCGCGCGCTGCACCGTGGCGCGCTTGATGCGGGCGATGGGGCTCGCCGGCGCCGTGCGCGGACGGCGCTGGAAGACGACCATTCCCGACGACGTTGCCGCCCGCCCCGCGGATCGCGTGCGGCGTGCCTTCGCGGCGAGCGGCCCGAACAAGCTCTGGGTTGCGGACCTCACCTACGTCGCCACGTGGCAGGGCTTCGTCTACGTCGCCTTCGTGATCGACGTCTTCGCGCGCCGGATCGTCGGGTGGCGTGCCTCGTCGTCCCTGCGATCGGACCTCGCCCTCGATGCCTTGGAGCAGGCGATCTACAGCCGGCCGCACCGTAGCGGCCTCGTTCATCACAGCGACCGCGGCGTGCAGTACTTGTCGATTCGCTACACGGACCGACTCGCCACCGCGGGCATCGAACCGTCGGTCGGGAGCGTCGGCGACAGCTACGACAACGCCCTCGCGGAGACAGTGATCGGCCTCTACAAGACCGAGGTGATTCGCCGGCGCGGCCCGTGGCGCAATCTCGATGCCGTCGAGTACGCCACGCTCGAGTGGGTGGACTGGTTCAACACCCGTCGCCTCCTTGCCCCGCTCGGCTATCGGCCGCCGGCGGAGTACGAAGCGATGCACGACCAGACACAGGCGGCTCCTCTCGGAGCCGCCGCAGTCAACTAA
- a CDS encoding tyrosine-type recombinase/integrase, which produces MKKKPPSKSWGYAYRPKGRGDVPTSIYWLKFKRTGDSEPTRERTNPPTSDEREAQRQLHARLGETQQARMERRQKDHCEGVTINDILDLYVIDCRRLGRPIQQGRIEPWRHELGNALTTEVQAIDLDDLADLWQRRGLVWDGGSRTLRDGSIITWDARDPARIRPISGASVNRLMASLRRSYTLGRSKLGLSYVPVFPRQPEFARDTDLAEDECLAIVQHFKAKRGADVKADVFRLGYLLGIRKGQLRRTLKRYVMTNATPWRIDWPGETTKNRKDHRVALHGEALEIVQRAWARRRPDVDELFHVDGAPLGPMTSELKRTCEAVAVAYGRTNGITFHSTRHAAVTNLLAAGIDAAAAMSITGHVDPSTFRRYHERRDSVQTAAQEKMAAYLAQQRGTTVAVTQREGTTGHDNEPDSGHALRA; this is translated from the coding sequence ATGAAGAAGAAGCCGCCCAGCAAAAGCTGGGGCTACGCGTACCGCCCGAAGGGGCGCGGCGACGTGCCGACGAGCATCTACTGGCTGAAGTTCAAGCGCACCGGCGACAGCGAGCCCACGCGCGAACGGACGAACCCGCCGACCAGCGACGAGAGAGAAGCCCAGCGGCAGCTGCATGCGCGGCTCGGCGAGACCCAGCAGGCGCGCATGGAGCGTCGGCAGAAGGATCACTGCGAGGGCGTCACCATCAACGACATCCTCGACCTGTACGTCATCGACTGCCGGCGCCTCGGGCGTCCCATCCAGCAGGGCCGCATCGAGCCGTGGCGGCACGAACTGGGCAACGCGCTGACGACCGAGGTGCAGGCCATCGACCTCGATGACCTCGCCGATCTGTGGCAGCGCCGCGGGCTCGTCTGGGACGGCGGCAGCCGCACGCTCCGGGACGGCAGCATCATCACCTGGGACGCGCGGGACCCGGCGCGTATCCGGCCCATCTCAGGGGCCTCCGTGAATCGTCTGATGGCGAGCCTCCGCCGCAGCTACACCCTCGGGCGGAGTAAGCTCGGACTCTCCTACGTGCCGGTCTTCCCGCGGCAGCCGGAGTTCGCTCGCGACACCGATCTCGCCGAGGACGAGTGCTTGGCCATCGTACAGCACTTCAAAGCGAAGCGCGGCGCCGACGTGAAGGCGGACGTGTTCCGCCTCGGCTACCTGCTCGGCATTCGCAAGGGGCAGCTGCGCCGCACCCTCAAACGCTACGTGATGACGAACGCGACGCCGTGGCGCATCGACTGGCCGGGGGAGACCACCAAGAACAGGAAGGACCATCGCGTGGCGCTCCACGGGGAAGCGCTCGAGATCGTGCAGCGCGCCTGGGCGCGGCGCCGGCCGGATGTCGACGAGCTGTTCCACGTAGACGGGGCGCCACTCGGCCCCATGACCTCTGAGCTGAAGCGGACCTGCGAGGCCGTCGCCGTCGCCTACGGGCGCACCAACGGCATCACGTTCCACTCGACCCGGCACGCGGCGGTGACGAACCTCCTCGCCGCGGGCATCGACGCTGCCGCCGCCATGAGCATCACGGGGCACGTCGACCCTTCGACGTTCCGGCGCTACCACGAGCGCCGCGACAGCGTGCAGACGGCGGCGCAGGAGAAGATGGCGGCGTACCTCGCGCAGCAACGCGGCACGACAGTCGCCGTGACGCAGCGTGAGGGCACGACAGGGCACGACAACGAGCCCGATTCCGGTCACGCGCTCCGCGCGTAG